One window of Capsicum annuum cultivar UCD-10X-F1 unplaced genomic scaffold, UCD10Xv1.1 ctg4906, whole genome shotgun sequence genomic DNA carries:
- the LOC124892627 gene encoding uncharacterized mitochondrial protein AtMg00810-like — protein MDVKFSVMNSNLLCILLWKENIELSWELQDLSGFKQLSSVENTPPSLSFPSLPPKQGHGLGSSSISHPPNSSSLPPVNHSSTLLDPTTTPMLRKSTRTRNPPIRMHIDVHNAFHNRYILEEVYLHIPEGFCRQGETQKKPGDEIVVILVYVDDLLVTGNNLTLINQARADLQHKFKMKDLGDLKFFLGIDIARSKEGIVLSQRKYALEIIPEAGLSGAKPPGTPLKVNQKLTSAEYDDHISYGTIDGDAILKDPAAYQRLIGRLPYRAVSRPNLSFAVQVLSQYMHCPKTKHIEAALRVVRYIKASPSLGLFMHAETTNKLTTFCDSDWGACLQTKKLVAGYVVKFGDALISSKLKKQEIVSRSSAGV, from the exons ATGGATGTGAAATTTTCAGTGATGAATTCAAATCTCTTATGTATACTCTTG TGGAAAGAAAACATAGAACTCTCTTGGGAGTTGCAAGATCTCTCAGGTTTCAAGCAG TTATCTTCTGTTGAGAATACTccaccttctctttcttttcccTCTTTACCTCCTAAGCAGGGGCATGGACTTGGTTCTTCTTCAATCTCACATCCTCCTAATTCTTCGTCCTTACCTCCTGTTAATCATTCCTCTACTCTCTTAGATCCTACAACTACTCCTATGCTCAGAAAATCCACTAGAACCAGAAATCCTCCCATCCGGAtgcat ATTGATGTCCACAATGCTTTCCACAATAGATATATCTTAGAAGAGGTGTACCTGCATATTCCTGAAGGTTTTTGCAGACAGGGGGAAACTCAAAAG AAGCCAGGTGATGAAATAGTGGTCATTCTTGTTTATGTGGATGATCTATTGGTTACTGGGAACAATCTCACGTTGATAAATCAAGCCAGAGCAGACCTACAACACAAGTTTAAAATGAAGGACCTTGGAGACTTGAAGTTTTTCTTAGGGATAGACATAGCCAGGTCCAAAGAAGGAATAGTGTTAAGTCAACGAAAATATGCTCTTGAAATTATTCCCGAGGCTGGCTTGAGTGGAGCAAAACCTCCTGGTACTCCACTTAAAGTAAACCAGAAGTTAACTTCAGCGGAATATGATGATCACATCTCCTATGGAACAATAGATGGTGATGCAATTCTTAAGGATCCAGCAGCTTATCAAAGATTAATAGGGAGGTTACCATATCGCGCCGTGAGCAGGCCAAACCTGTCATTTGCGGTACAGGTGCTAAGTCAATATATGCATTGTCCAAAGACCAAACATATAGAAGCTGCTCTAAGGGTTGTGAGATACATAAAAGCTAGTCCTAGTCTGGGATTGTTTATGCATGCAGAAACTACAAACAAGCTAACAACTTTCTGTGATTCCGATTGGGGTGCTTGTCTACAAACAAAGAAGTTAGTTGCAGGATATGTGGTAAAGTTTGGAGATGCTCTGATCTCTTCGAAGTTAAAGAAACAAGAGATAGTGTCCAGAAGTTCTGCAGGAGTATAG